The genome window GGGATTCGAACCCCGGAGGCAGTGACGCCACAGAGTTAGCAACCCTGCGCCTTGGGCCAGGCTTGGCTACCGCAACCCGCGTTGTATCATCGCCCTCTCGGACTCGGGGCCCGACGCCCCTGCAGTTCGTGCGTTCGTATGCTCCCGCTTTCGGTACTTAAACATCACGAAACGGCCGGGTCGCTGTGGGGGTCTCGCACGGTCGTCGCGTCGGGAGTATCGAGGGGCGACGAGGTCGCGAAGGACGCGTAGAATCCGTCGAGACGGCGCTGTTGGAGCCCTGTTTTTCAGATGTTTTCCCGTCTGAAACGGCCGATCGGTGAGTTGTGCTTCTTGATCGATCGCGGGAGTGAGTATCGCAGATCGGCGGTGGCGGGAGCGTATTTAAAAGGCGATGAGCGACGGCGACGAGCGCTTATAAATGGCAGGCGGTGGCGCGCCTGCGAGCGGCCGCCCTCGGCGGCCGCGAGCCAGCCCGCGAGGGAGTCAGTCGCCGGAGCGAAGCGGAGGCGACTGACGAGGTTGGGGAGGCGTGAGGTGCCGTGCGGGGCGGGACTCAAAGGGGCAGTCGCGAGGCGGCCGCAGGCGACGTAAGCACCGCAGCGAAGGAGCGCCAGCGACTGAGCGAGGAGCACAGCGAGCGTGCGTCCGCCTCGCGACTGGGGCTTTGGAGGTACTCACCGCAGTAGCGTCAATCACTTATAAACAGCCGACAGCAACACCGCAATCTGAATTATAAACGACCGCTCTCAAGACGTACTACACTCACTCCCGAAATCGCTCGTCGCTACGTCTGTGTTGACCGAGACCGGGTAGAACGTGTCTCTCTCAGAGGGTTTCACCAGAGCCATCGAGGCGCACCGCCCGTTTCCGTGAGGCGTACTGTTTAGTGGATCCCGCGGGAGAGTCCGACCATGAAGGCCGTTCAGTTCGCCGACCACGGCGACCGCGACGTGATCGAGTACGGCGAGTTCCCCGACCCCGAGCCCGACCGCGGCGAGGTGCTCGTCGACGTCAAGGCCGGCGCGCTCAACCACCTCGACATCTGGACCCGACGCGGGATGCCCGGCATCGACCTGGAGATGCCGCACATTCCGGGCAGCGACGCGGCGGGGGTCGTCGAGGCCGTCGGCGAGGGCGTGACACGGTTCGAGCCGGGCGATCGCGTCGCCGTGAGCGCGGGCGTCTCCTGCGGGAACTGCGAGTTCTGCCGGAACGGCGAGGAGTCGCTGTGCGTCTCCTTCCACATCATCGGCGAACACGTCCGCGGCGTCCACGCCGAGAAGGCCGCGGTCCCCGAGGAGAACCTCGTCCCGGTCCCCGACGGCGTCGACTGGGAGGTCGCCGGCTCCGCGTCGCTCGTCTTCCAGACCGCGTGGCGCATGCTCCAGACGCGCGCGGACATCGAGGCGGGCGAGAAGGTCCTCGTCCTCGGCGCCTCCGGCGGCGTCGGCCACGCGGCGGTCCAGATCGCCGACCACGCGGGCTGTGAGGTGTTCGCGACCGCCTCCACCGAGGCGAAGCTCTCGCACGCCGAGGACTGCGGCGCCGACCACGTCATCGACTACGAGGCGAACGACTTCGCCGAGGAGATCGACGCGCTCACCGGCAAGCGCGGCGTCGACG of Halorubrum trapanicum contains these proteins:
- a CDS encoding zinc-binding dehydrogenase; this encodes MKAVQFADHGDRDVIEYGEFPDPEPDRGEVLVDVKAGALNHLDIWTRRGMPGIDLEMPHIPGSDAAGVVEAVGEGVTRFEPGDRVAVSAGVSCGNCEFCRNGEESLCVSFHIIGEHVRGVHAEKAAVPEENLVPVPDGVDWEVAGSASLVFQTAWRMLQTRADIEAGEKVLVLGASGGVGHAAVQIADHAGCEVFATASTEAKLSHAEDCGADHVIDYEANDFAEEIDALTGKRGVDVVVDHVGEATYPNSLKSMAKGGRLVTCGATTGPNPGAGLNRIFWNQLSVIGSTMATPGEVDDVLELVWDGTFEPRVREVLPMSEAARAHEMIENREGFGKVVVKPDSEF